A genomic window from Sciurus carolinensis unplaced genomic scaffold, mSciCar1.2, whole genome shotgun sequence includes:
- the LOC124975295 gene encoding non-histone chromosomal protein HMG-14-like, with protein sequence MPKRKVSLAKGAAREEPKRRSGRLLAKPAPVKADTNHRKVVGKDKSSDKKVQTKGKRGTKGKQAEVTNQETKEDLPAENGETKNEESPVSVEAEEKEAKSD encoded by the exons ATGCCCAAGAGGAAGGTCAGCTTGGCCAAAGGCGCGGCGAGGGAGGAGCCCAAGCGCAGGTCGGGGCGCCTGTTGGCTAAGCCTGCTCCAGTCAAGGCGGACACCAATCACAGGAAGGTGGTGGG aaaggataaatctTCTGACAAAAAAGTtcaaacaaaagggaaaaggggaacaaagggaaaACAGGCTGAAGTGACtaaccaagaaacaaaagaagatttACCTGCTGAAAATGGAGAAACTAAAAACGAGGAGAGTCCCGTCTCTGttgaagcagaagagaaagaagccaagTCTGATTAA